The Novosphingobium sp. G106 DNA segment CTCCTTGAAGCTTTTCTCAAGCAGATGTGCCATAAGTCATTCATTTATGCAATTCAGCGACATTTTTCACCAACACACGCGCGAACCGGACGAACGGGCGTCAAGCTTTGGGGAAAATCAGAGAGAATCAGCATCCTGCTGCGGCGCGTAAGCCCGAATTTGACCTCAGACGGCCCTTCCAGCGCTTTCGCGCGCCAGCGGCCCTCCTGCCCTACCGAGCGCGCCGTTTGGCTCTGTACGAGGCTGAAACAGGACTTCAAATTTCTCTAGTAATTACAAAATACTAAATGCCGTTTTCCGGTGAGGAGCCCAAAATACTCCGTGTTGCAGTATATTCTCATCGTGCAGCGCGTTCGGACTGGCTTTCTAACAACGCGTCGATCGCTGCCATCTCTTCGTCAAATGCATCGAAGGCTGCGGCAAGATTCCGGTCACTGGGTAGGGGAGGGGCTCCTTAGTGGGACGCCCCGCCTTAGGCTCCACATAACCGAATTCCGCGGCGAGGTCGGGCGTGAGGAACAGGCGCCAGGTGCGGCGCTGCGTGATCTCCTCAAGTAGGCGGGCTTCCTTCGCGCGTTCGAGCAGCTTGCTGGCGCCAGCCACGCTGAGCCCTAGCCGATCGGCGACCGCCTGGGGGGAGAGCAGCGGGCGGTGGTGGCTGAGCGCAAGCAGCGCGGGGAGGGCGCCAGGGCGATACTGCTCGGCAATGGCCCGCTGGGCATCGCGGTAGAAACGCTCGAGTGCGTGTATCCGATCGAGGCCCGCAAGAGCGCTGCTGCCTAGCGCGCGCAGCGCGGCGAGCCAGTCGTCGTCTTGCGGCGTCTTCTTGAGCCGGAAGGCCTTCACCCCGCCGGCGAGGCAGGGGAGGGGGCTCGCGGTCATCTTCATGTCGCGCAGCGCAAAGGGGAGTGCGAGCCAGGGGACGATGCTGCCAACGGCGCGTGCATGCTGGCGTACGCGGTCGAACGCGCGTACGAGAGGCGGGTGGTCTGCGGCTTCTGCCGGTTCGCCGATCGCGAGCGGCAGCGCGTCGCGCCAGGCGAGGGGATCGCTATCGGCAAGCGCGGCCTCCCAGGGCTCGAAGTCTTCGTAGACGTCGAGATGCGTGGTACGGAGGGCGCGGCCGGGCACTTTGAGTCCGCAGCCCCAGGAAAATACGTCGATTTCGTCGATCTCGGCCTGCTGCAGTTGTAAGGCCTTGGCATAGCCCGACCACATTGCGCGCCGCGCCCAGGCCTTGGCTACCGGACTGACGCAAATCCGGGCGTCGAGGCGAGAAATCGCGCCCGTGCAAGAGGCGATCGCACTGGCCATCTGCGCGCTATAAGCGGGGCCGTAACGGCCCGATCCGGACGCCTGTTCCATGCCATCTTTTAACCCGGAGGCCATTTTAGTCAACTTGGCCGTGATACTTAGTCGTGATAATGGGAGATTATCGCGACCCTATCTTTTAAGCCGATTTGCCGGTATCGCTTACTGTCGGTTTCCGCATACGGCCGGACTCAAGGACCTCCCGCGATTTAGCGCGTCAGAATGTTCGCAAACCTCCGGATTTTGGGCAAAATACGGCCGGACTGGCGGGCTCTTGCCGCGCTAATCCCGCGGAGCCGCGTCGTTTCCGGTCTACGCGTACAGCGCACTCACGAAGCGCCTGACCGCTCGGGGGAGCGCGTGGCGTGTGTCGCGGTGCGGCAGCAGAATCCATCTAAGCCCGCAGTTCTGCATCAATCAGCACTGGCCAGGACGTCGTCGAATTTATATCATACGGGGGCAACCGGTCGGTTGCCCCCGTTCTATGGAATGTGACAAATGGCCCTGATTGGCTACGCCCGCGTTTCCACCGATGAGCAGGACACGGCCGCGCAGCGCGATGCGCTTCGCGCCGAGGTCTGCAGCGTGATTCTGGAGGACAAGGCCAGCGGCGGCAGCCGCGAACGGCCGAACCTCGCTCGGGCACTGGAAAGGGTAGGGCAGGGAGATACCCTGCTGGTCGTCCGCATCGACCGTCTGGCGCGCTCGTTGTCGCATTTGTTGGAGATCGTCGAGACTTTGCGCACCAAGGATGCCTACTTCCGCTCGATCAACGATCCGATCGACACCTCGAGCGCGCAGGGCATGTTGATGACCCAGATGCTTGGCGCCTTTGCCGAGTTCGAGCGGGCGCTGATCCGTGAACGGACGCGGGCCGGGCTCAAAGCGGCGGTCGCGCGCGGGGCAAAGCCCGGCAACCCGAAGATGCGCGCGCGCGATCCTGCGGCGATCGCCGAGATCCGCTACAGCCACAACGAGCGCTATCTCCACGCGCTGGTTGACGGACGGCAGCGCTGGCTGCCCACGGTCGAGCGTCTGCGCCCGCATCTTCCCTGGGCGCTGGTGCCTGCGCCAGATCCGCGCGATCTCGCCGGCGGCGCGGTCGTTCAGCGAGCGCACGCTGGTAAAAGCGTGCCGCACGTTGGTCAGAGCCGGCTATGCGAACGCGGTCATCCTCGATCCCGCACCGCGTTTGCCGCCCGACACGCGTGTGGCTCGGCTCGTGGCCGACCGGCTGAGAACGCACCCCGATTCTACGCTGCGCGAGATTGCCTCCTGGCTGTCACGTGATCTGCGCGAACCGACCCCGCGCGGTGGTTTCGCGTGGGCGCCCGAAGGGGTCAGGCGCGTGATCGCCAAGGCCAAGGCGCTGCATCTGCTCGATGAAGGAGCAGACGAGGCGGGTGAAGATCGCCTATAGTCGGCGCGCAACTATAGCACTTCCGTCCTGCAGCGAGGAGAGAATTTCCGCGGCTTTCGCCACCGGCCGTTCCTGCTCGACGCGCTCTGAATGCCGGTCGGTCATTTGCTCGGTGTGCGGCCTGAGCAGCACCGTGAACCGGACCAGTTCCTCCATGACATCGACGATCCGGTCATAGTAGCTCGAGGGGAGCATCCGGCCCGCGGCGTCGAATTCCTTGTAGACCATCGAGACGTTGGACTGGTTCGGGATCGTTACCATGCGCATCCAGCGCCCGAGGATCCGAAAAGCGCCGCGAACTCAAGCACGTTATCTAGGTGCTGTTCGACAGTTTCCGGGAACATAAATCTGCCATGCTATCGGCATTCTACCGTGAGGTGCGCAAGCTCGTGAACGGACACAAGCCTGCTGCGAATAATCGCCCCAGTGACGCCGCGATCGGCAACGACGCTGACAATGGCTGCATGGGCATCCGGCCCCACGCGCCAGACATGCAAATCCGCAATCCTGGCATCGCCGGGCGTCTCGACCAGTTCGCGCACTTCCTCAGCCACGTGATCGTCTGTCCGGTCGAGCAGAACGGCAGCCGTGTCGCGCAGCAGGCTCCAGGACCAGCGCGCGATGACGACCGCGCCGACGATCCCCATTACGGGGTCCATCCACACCCATCCAAGATAACGGCCCGTGAGCAGGGCAGCGATGGCCAGCAGAGAGGTTAGGGCGTCGGCAAGGACGTGGACGTAGGCCGACCGCAGATTGTTGTCACCGCGATGGGCCGCATGTCCATGGTCATGATGTCCGTCATGATGGTTTTCGTGCCCATGGCCGCCCGAGAGCAGGAAGGCGCTAGCGATGTTCACCGCGAGCCCAACGATAGCGATGATGGTCGCTTCCCCGAACGCAACAGCAGTTGGCTGCAGCAGCCGGAGAACCGATTCCACGCCGATCCAGAGCGCGATCAGGCCGAGCACCATCGCCGACGCGAACCCGGCCAGATCGCCAACCTTGCCCGTGCCGAAGCTGTAGTTCGGGCTGCGTGCGTGCCGCTTGGCATAGGTATAGGCGGCAGCGGCCACCGACAATGCGCCAGCGTGCGTTGCCATGTGAAAGCCGTCGGCCAGAAGCGCCATCGAGCCTGTC contains these protein-coding regions:
- a CDS encoding helix-turn-helix domain-containing protein; this encodes MEQASGSGRYGPAYSAQMASAIASCTGAISRLDARICVSPVAKAWARRAMWSGYAKALQLQQAEIDEIDVFSWGCGLKVPGRALRTTHLDVYEDFEPWEAALADSDPLAWRDALPLAIGEPAEAADHPPLVRAFDRVRQHARAVGSIVPWLALPFALRDMKMTASPLPCLAGGVKAFRLKKTPQDDDWLAALRALGSSALAGLDRIHALERFYRDAQRAIAEQYRPGALPALLALSHHRPLLSPQAVADRLGLSVAGASKLLERAKEARLLEEITQRRTWRLFLTPDLAAEFGYVEPKAGRPTKEPLPYPVTGILPQPSMHLTKRWQRSTRC
- the dmeF gene encoding CDF family Co(II)/Ni(II) efflux transporter DmeF, encoding MSITTLPDIDGHTHNHVFLGSSHDENARRTRWVIPLTTVMMVGEIIAGYMTGSMALLADGFHMATHAGALSVAAAAYTYAKRHARSPNYSFGTGKVGDLAGFASAMVLGLIALWIGVESVLRLLQPTAVAFGEATIIAIVGLAVNIASAFLLSGGHGHENHHDGHHDHGHAAHRGDNNLRSAYVHVLADALTSLLAIAALLTGRYLGWVWMDPVMGIVGAVVIARWSWSLLRDTAAVLLDRTDDHVAEEVRELVETPGDARIADLHVWRVGPDAHAAIVSVVADRGVTGAIIRSRLVSVHELAHLTVECR